Part of the Siniperca chuatsi isolate FFG_IHB_CAS linkage group LG6, ASM2008510v1, whole genome shotgun sequence genome, GTGTTGGAACCAAGAAAACCTCAGATCAGAATATTTAATTCCTGCATTGACTCGAAATTGGTGTTAGAAACTCAGCAGCTACCCGGCCTGTGAACATTTCAGCCTCCAGCTGTTTGATGCTTGTTTGACTTTAAAACAGTGCTGTCACCACTTCACCTGAAGACTGAGCATTGGAGAtaacattacacacaaacagagtctGTAATACTGATTGTGAAGAAGTCTTAATATTGGCTGTTTGTCACTAAGCAAGGAAACATTAAATCGCATAGTGTTGGCATGTAGCTTGACCTAACAAACTCTCCCAGGTTCAGAGATAAAAAGAGATCAGCATATAAATTACATACTGCAATCCAGTCTTTCCAGTACCattaaaataatgcatttaaacTCATGAGTGGCTGAATATGTGAACTGCAAACACATCACAGGTCTGAGCCTGGATACAGTCTCTTTCAGTGCAAACTAGATCAAAAACTTCCAAGCAGctgttgtctttgtgatcaAAAGTCTTCAAGGCTCAACGCCAGCAAGATAAGTTCCTGTACTTGTCAATCAAGCTTTGATTACTCAGTAAGAGACTGCCAGTAGTTTCAGGGATGTTAAAGCCAAACCTGTGTGTCCTAGTGGCCAAGATTTGTGCCATGTAACAGTAATGTACCTGGTTCAACTGGGcatctactgtatgtcacaTGCCATTCTCTTCTCTCCTGATGTTTCCTTTCACTCCCTATCAGATAAAGGCAAAATACCATAAAAATGATCTAACAAGACAACACTGTTTGCATCCTCCAAACCCATTCCATCACGTTTTAGAgaatgattaattgtttcaatgATTATTGTTACAGAAAAAACTGATAAAGTAGCTGTGACTATCCGAACAGCTACCAGGGAGATGAAAACCAAATGCTTTGCATTGGTCCagctcaggaaaaaaaacagacacctGCTAGATTTTCTCTGCCCGATGTAAGATACTGTAATATCAATATGTAGCATTGTTAGCAAGCACAACTGCACAACTGTGTTGCACAAAATGCTTTTCAGATAtccttacatttttacattgtctGTTAGTGACAGCAGGAACAATAACATCTTGACAAGAAGCATCAAAACATTCGCCAGCCTAATTACAACATCATTGCTAAACCTAGATGACTTTGCGCTTTCAGAAGACTCAAATCgattgtttattttgaaaaactccTGATGTTCAGGAGTGCTTCACTGCAGTCACTGTCTGGCTTAAAATAACACTTATGATGCAGCATGTTTCTCCAGCAAGCGTCTTCCTCTGATATTAGagccatttaaaaatgtttcacttcaTTAGCAGCAGTGCTGGAAATCACACTGGTGGGTTTGGAGGATGATAAACATATTGATAATTTTCCAACTTGTTATTCAGACTCACTTATTCCACTGCATTTTCTTAGAAGGAATTTCTGACGTTGCAACATCTCTGGAAAGCAGCAGAAGACCAAACCGACGGGGAAATGAAACGACTCACGGAGGAGCTGCCACACATCATCCAAACAAACCCAACAACATAGACCTCTTATATTTGATATTATCCTCATATAACTTCattccttttaaaatgaatttccaGAAATGCATACCTGTAGATAGTATATATATTGCACAACATTTATAtgtacatttgaaataaatataattaaataaaatgtgtctcttcattttttactattttttctCTAGCGCTATCTTGTTCTAATTTTCCCCACACAGTTTTTAATGTATGAAAAGAATAAATGGGTCACcagaatacaaaaaaagaaatgtaaaaacataaaaaaaggcCAAATGAAAAAGGATCAGATGAATAATGAAACACTTGCTAATTCCTGCAATATCCATGTTTAGATACCAGGTGAGACAACATGAAATTAAACACAGATCCATGTGTGTTTGATTCTGTGTGTATCCAGAATCATATAAGAAATGTAACACATCAGTATGGAGCAGATTCCAGCTGGATCACCCATCGCACATCAACTCCACTGTGGCCTTCTTTGTCACCGCATCTGAGGCTAACATCTTTTCAAGACATTTGACTGACATTAAACAAAGTACTTTAAACATCGGAAGGATTTAAATGGCACTCTGAGGGCGGACGCCGTCAAATCCTTCTTGTAAAACCACACTGAGAAACAGGGAGACAACAGAAGATGGGTCGGGAACCTTCAAAAACATGGGCTGCAAAGAGTCTGAAACACTCTGACACGTTTGATTGAACTTGCGTGGGCATCAGACCAACACCCACACTGATCAAAAAAAACCTGACACCTTTTAGCTCCTTTATGAGGAGAAACCAGAAGCAAACACACCCCAAGCACCAGTCCACGAGCATCTCAGAGCATTTAAGACACTTTGCAACCTGGTTCTTGTGTCCCTCAGCCAATGATCCTTAATAGGTTACAGAAAGAAGCAGGAAAGTGAGTGAGAAGTGTGATGGAGTATGGACCCAAGGCCCTCAGGGTCCAGCTGAAGgaggacaaagaggaagagggaggaaaggggTTTGGGGGAGTAGTCAGCTTTAACATGCACAGTCCTGGTGAGGAGGAGCGGGCTGCTCTGTCAGCTGGGGCCCCTGTTTGGCCCCTGTGACGGCGGGATCTCCGGCGTCCAGGCTCTCAGACATCTTTTCACAGATGATGTCGACCAGCCGCTCAAAGGTCTGCTTCACATTGATGTTGTCCTTGGCGCTGGCCTCGAAGAACTCAAAACCTGGGGAGGAAATAGGGTGTGGAAGAGGTTTAATGAGGACGTGGTCATGTGTGCAACTGCATAGTTTAGTGGTGAAGATGTGGTACCGAATACACCTGGTGAAATGCAATTTAAACCATGGTAGCAGCTGTGAAATATCTTGataactattagatggattgccagacagatattcatggtttcAAAAAGGTTCATCTCAgtcaatgactttggtgatccaacACAACATCTAGCAACACTAAACTTTGGCCTGTTCATTGACTCACTTCAGGTCAGTGTACCTAACAATGAGTCATAGATATGAAGTGTGTgtccggtgtgtgtgtgtgtgtgtgtgtgtgtgtgtgtgtgtgtgtgtgtgtgtgtgtgtgtgtgtgtgtgtgtgtgtgtgtgtacaccatGCGCTCACCGAGGTGTTCAGACAGCTGCCGGCCTCTATCTCCGCTCACCACTCGCTCGTCATCCATGTCGCACTTGTTTCCTACCAGCAGCACCTGGGCGTTGTCCCACGAGTACGTCTTAATCTGAGTCGACCTGGGAACCAACACACCCAGCAGTCAGAGAGGAAACTCAAAGACTGTGATCACACTGCAGCTGAATCTGATCCTGATGTCTGAATCATTCCTCTCACTTGTTTTCTAATCAGTATGTACAGCGAGCTTTTTTCTGTACACACTGATTAGAAAAACAAGTTTTGGATCACAGTAATTGAATCAAGTTACAAAATCTGATTttggacttttatttttcacatataAAAATCAGAATTCGACAGCAAGCACATTTTAcctcactgtcactgtttttgCACAGTGTTGAGAGCTGGGAGTGTCAGACTgaatatgaaatgtgttataaCAAGAGTGACAATCTGATTCTCAGGTATAGTctcaaaaaatccaaaacacaagtATTTATTCACAGTATTCACAATGAATCCCATTTGTCACtccctcatcctctcctcctgcgTGTTCATTGGCCAGGAGTCCTGCTCAGCCATAACCGCAGATCtcatttgcagtggtggaaagtaactaagtacatttactaaagtactgtacttaagtacaattttgagtatttccattttctgctactttatactccactacaattcagaggcaaatattgtactttttactcaactacatttatttgataactttagttactttgcagattccgattaataatacaaaatataatcaacaaataaatgtattttaggtTAACATAAGATAAAACTTATCCCCAGGGGGATAAATCacaagctacagtatataaagtaattttaaTTAGCTCcgcctttaccagctgcaacattaaagtgatgtgtacattaatgcatcaataatgataatacaataatataatatacattattttgaAGTAGGCCATACTGCATGATCAGTACTTTTACATATTGTGGTATTTTAAGTAAagtttgatgctaatacttttttGTTCTAATACTCTTATTAAGAGTTTTTTTCCATGACCCATATACTCCATTAGTGTCTTTACAGTTTCACTTTCAATAGTGAACAAGATTTGTGGTTTTGTCCTCTTAGAGTGTAAGTGGACTGTAGATGGAAAGCAAGAGCTGGGTCcattatgatgaaaaaaaaaaggatggaaaAAACCCTAGACTTTGACATACTGTAGTAGTGTAGGTAAAAATAGCATCAGGATAAATAAATCAGGATAAACTTCAAAAACCTTCTTTAAAAGGACAATCAGAGTAACTttacagcagagaaaagacTCTGAGCCAAAGTCCCGGCAGGAGACAAAAAGGATAAAAGATAATAATCCCTGCAGCATCCGGTTCTTCTACAGACACGGAGGAAGCGAATGCTGTGGacctttaaaataatacatacagaAACCTGAACCGCATCGTCTGCTCTGTTCATCAATCTACAGTATCTGTTTCCAGACTGGTGCTGATTATCCAGATACCACTTGATCCATCATCCACAACACTCCCTCTCACAGGCAAAACTCTGCTGCGTGAGTTTACACTCTAGTCATGTGACACACCCTCAAGCCAATCACGTACCAGTCCTGGACGGCGTTGAAGGACTCCTCGTTGGTGATGTCATACATGAGGATGAAGCCCATGGCTCCTCGGTAGTAGGCCGTGGTGATGGTGCGGTAACGCTCCTGACCTGCTGTGtcctgaataaaaaaaaaaaaacagcagcagttagcggGACATTTTTACTAACTCTTTACTCACAGAGACTTCTGACAGATTAGGTTGA contains:
- the rab3ab gene encoding RAB3A, member RAS oncogene family, b — encoded protein: MASATATYGQKESSDQNFDYMFKILIIGNSSVGKTSFLFRYADDSFTPAFVSTVGIDFKVKTIYRNDKRIKLQIWDTAGQERYRTITTAYYRGAMGFILMYDITNEESFNAVQDWSTQIKTYSWDNAQVLLVGNKCDMDDERVVSGDRGRQLSEHLGFEFFEASAKDNINVKQTFERLVDIICEKMSESLDAGDPAVTGAKQGPQLTEQPAPPHQDCAC